One part of the bacterium genome encodes these proteins:
- a CDS encoding carboxypeptidase regulatory-like domain-containing protein — protein MIRRSLILCLLAALVLSGCSSVPTSSTPTSAVVVVEAVDTSTDENITVEATAIVGGVRGTVTVEEQSVVLRGVPFGTGSPPTQPVTVTAPGYATITEWIQLSMTVVTFYTAQLDPVDTTETGTVRGTVTSSTGAPITSALVKFTHVATGGTTQLSGYTDSSGQYVIGGIPIGVSTVTAEADGFVTSGSVETTVVQDAGGGVSPDVNLSLIPGTATVDVSGVVVNTFTDARIPGALVHFGDVADVTTDSTGSFTVSAVPVGTHEVTVTADGYDDYETSVSVLPGMARLRFTMSPAAPDPPTSPYNLMGTVTLVGAEDNSGAVVTAVDTASGTTWATVTTPASGVYTMFLTPGEYRITATYGAKSVRRTVTVPYGGRILTGVDFVITVG, from the coding sequence ATGATACGACGCTCCCTCATCCTGTGCCTGCTGGCCGCCCTTGTCCTGAGCGGCTGCTCCAGTGTGCCCACATCGTCCACGCCTACCTCGGCCGTCGTGGTGGTGGAGGCTGTGGACACCTCCACCGACGAGAACATCACTGTCGAGGCGACCGCCATCGTGGGCGGCGTGCGGGGCACCGTCACGGTCGAGGAGCAGAGCGTGGTCCTACGCGGCGTGCCGTTTGGCACCGGCTCCCCGCCTACCCAGCCGGTCACCGTCACCGCACCCGGCTATGCCACGATCACCGAGTGGATCCAACTCAGCATGACTGTGGTGACGTTCTACACGGCCCAACTGGACCCGGTGGACACGACCGAGACCGGGACGGTGCGTGGCACGGTCACCAGCTCCACGGGTGCGCCGATCACGTCGGCGCTGGTGAAGTTCACGCATGTCGCCACCGGCGGCACCACGCAGCTCTCCGGGTACACCGACAGCTCGGGCCAGTACGTCATCGGCGGCATCCCCATCGGCGTCAGCACCGTGACCGCCGAGGCGGACGGCTTCGTCACCTCGGGCTCCGTCGAGACCACGGTCGTGCAGGACGCCGGCGGCGGCGTGAGCCCGGATGTGAACCTGTCACTCATCCCCGGGACCGCGACCGTAGACGTGTCGGGGGTGGTGGTCAACACCTTCACCGATGCCAGGATCCCCGGGGCCCTGGTCCACTTCGGCGACGTGGCGGACGTGACCACCGACAGCACGGGCTCCTTCACGGTCAGCGCCGTGCCGGTGGGCACGCACGAGGTGACCGTCACGGCCGATGGCTACGACGACTACGAGACCAGCGTCAGTGTGCTGCCGGGCATGGCCAGGCTGCGTTTCACCATGTCGCCCGCCGCGCCAGACCCGCCGACCAGCCCGTACAACCTGATGGGCACAGTCACCCTCGTGGGCGCGGAGGACAACTCCGGGGCGGTCGTCACGGCGGTGGACACGGCTTCGGGCACGACCTGGGCCACCGTCACGACCCCGGCCTCCGGCGTGTACACCATGTTCCTGACACCCGGCGAGTACCGCATCACCGCCACCTACGGCGCCAAGTCGGTGCGGCGGACGGTGACGGTGCCCTACGGTGGGCGCATCCTCACCGGTGTGGACTTCGTGATAACGGTGGGATAG